A DNA window from Coffea arabica cultivar ET-39 chromosome 6c, Coffea Arabica ET-39 HiFi, whole genome shotgun sequence contains the following coding sequences:
- the LOC140008260 gene encoding pentatricopeptide repeat-containing protein At2g37310-like: MMLAKTLRLHMQVQTAAAINCCPRQALPIFIPRHPIDYAFYGHLIQHCTDHQLVRQAKQLHARLVLCSTILDNFLASKLITFYSKNHLLREAHHVFDHIPQKNTFSWNALLIAYSLHNRYEEALTLFSSFLSVNSNSVSAKPDGFTVTCVLKALAAVTTHSVFADIMHCYVVKKRIDADVFVVNGLITCYSRCDDMVSARYLFDEMPCRDLVSWNSMISGYSQVGYYEECKLLYREMLDSKEFRPNGVTVVSVLQACAQSNDLVLGMDVHRYVIESGIEVDLSVCNSIISLYAKSGSLDYARELFEEMSEKDEVTYGAIISGYMVHGFVDKAVALFREMRSPRLSTWNAVISGHVQNNQRVAALDLVREMQKLGCRPNSVTLSSVLPTLSYLSYLKGGKEMHAYAIRNNCDGNVYVATAIIDTYSKLGFIDGAQSVFDRTVCRSLIIWTAIISAHAAHGDASVALRLFNEMLNSGLQPDPVTITAVLSACSHAGLVREAWGIFHSLVPKYGIQPSAEHYACMVGVLSRAAKLSEALNLINGMPIKPSAKVWGPLLDAASLSGNVELGKFICDRLFQLEPENTGNYVIMANLYSKAGRWEEAEVIREKMKNIGMKKVAGGSWIENHGGLQSLILEDVSDEKSE, from the coding sequence ATGATGCTCGCAAAGACACTGCGGCTTCATATGCAAGTGCAAACCGCAGCCGCCATCAACTGCTGCCCCCGCCAAGCCCTTCCGATATTTATTCCCCGCCACCCTATCGACTACGCATTCTACGGGCACCTCATTCAGCATTGCACCGACCACCAGCTTGTCCGCCAAGCCAAGCAACTCCACGCCAGGCTCGTCCTCTGCTCCACAATTCTTGACAATTTCCTTGCTTCCAAGCTCATCACCTTTTACTCCAAAAACCATCTCCTCCGTGAAGCCCATCACGTGTTCGATCACATTCCCCAGAAGAACACTTTCTCTTGGAATGCCCTCCTCATTGCCTACTCTCTTCATAACCGTTACGAGGAAGCCCTTACCCTGTTCTCTTCATTTTTATCTGTTAATTCGAATTCAGTATCTGCAAAACCTGATGGTTTTACGGTCACTTGCGTGCTGAAGGCGCTGGCCGCGGTGACCACCCATTCAGTTTTTGCGGACATTATGCACTGTTATGTCGTGAAGAAACGGATTGATGCAGATGTCTTCGTGGTGAATGGTTTGATAACGTGCTACTCGAGGTGTGATGACATGGTGTCGGCGCGGTATTTGTTCGACGAAATGCCCTGTAGGGACCTAGTGTCATGGAATTCAATGATTTCGGGATACTCTCAAGTTGGCTATTACGAGGAATGCAAGCTACTGTACAGGGAAATGTTGGATTCAAAGGAATTTCGTCCTAATGGGGTCACGGTTGTCAGTGTTTTGCAGGCATGCGCACAGTCAAACGATCTCGTTTTAGGGATGGATGTTCATAGGTATGTGATCGAGAGCGGGATTGAGGTGGATCTTTCTGTCTGCAATTCAATTATTTCCCTCTACGCAAAGTCTGGTAGCTTGGATTATGCCAGAGAGCTGTTCGAGGAGATGAGTGAGAAGGATGAGGTTACATATGGTGCCATTATTTCAGGATACATGGTTCATGGTTTTGTTGATAAAGCCGTTGCTCTTTTTAGGGAGATGAGGAGTCCGCGATTGAGTACTTGGAATGCTGTTATTTCGGGTCACGTTCAGAATAATCAGCGAGTAGCGGCTTTAGATTTAGTTCGAGAGATGCAAAAGTTAGGTTGTAGGCCTAATTCTGTGACACTTTCAAGCGTACTTCCCACActttcatatctttcgtatctgAAAGGAGGGAAAGAGATGCATGCTTACGCTATTAGGAACAATTGTGATGGTAATGTTTATGTAGCAACTGCCATTATTGATACCTATTCAAAGTTGGGGTTCATTGACGGTGCACAAAGTGTTTTTGATAGGACAGTATGTAGGAGTCTGATTATATGGACAGCTATAATCTCAGCACATGCAGCCCATGGAGATGCCAGTGTAGCACTTCGTCTGTTTAATGAGATGTTAAATAGCGGGTTACAGCCAGACCCAGTTACAATTACGGCTGTTTTATCAGCTTGCTCTCATGCAGGATTGGTTAGAGAAGCCTGGGGAATATTTCATTCTTTGGTCCCAAAGTATGGCATTCAGCCGTCAGCTGAGCATTATGCATGCATGGTTGGAGTTCTAAGCAGGGCAGCGAAGCTTTCTGAAGCTTTAAATCTCATAAATGGAATGCCAATTAAACCGAGTGCCAAGGTTTGGGGTCCATTGCTTGATGCGGCTTCTTTGTCTGGTAATGTGGAGCTTGGGAAGTTCATTTGCGACCGCTTGTTCCAGCTGGAGCCTGAAAATACAGGAAACTATGTCATAATGGCAAATTTATATTCAAAAGCTGGGAGATGGGAAGAAGCAGAAGTGATTAGGGAGAAAATGAAGAATATTGGGATGAAGAAAGTTGCTGGCGGTAGTTGGATAGAAAaccatggaggcttgcaaagccttaTCCTTGAAGATGTATCTGATGAAAAATCTGAATAA
- the LOC113697440 gene encoding E3 ubiquitin-protein ligase SGR9, amyloplastic — MARAGSQDSDLFHGRIQSKVPPNALAHDPMMADQNSAETIIMAALSALTPPQLSDLTHSVSSLFHLCYRRLYSILSIPTLFNLTLHHLQSLPLQHKSLLIARHLLSNLTALTRFMQNSSTGNSFPVPANFASSMKLRDLDAVVLLLLLCEIRQLYPEVLETPSSRWRSILCDYISRDMLKPSGIEVSSAQVLIKYVEMVTKCKRFVSVMASNDSVSVGGKGGIEAATAVAVVVALPSVEVSGNSLECVICKENMKQGRDVCKLPCDHLFHWMCILPWLKEKNTCPCCRYRLPTDDVFGEIERLWEVMASMGGGGKL; from the coding sequence ATGGCCAGGGCAGGATCCCAGGACTCGGATCTTTTCCACGGCAGGATACAAAGCAAAGTCCCTCCTAACGCCTTAGCACATGATCCCATGATGGCTGACCAAAATTCCGCAGAAACCATAATCATGGCTGCACTTTCCGCACTAACCCCTCCCCAACTCTCAGATCTAACCCACTCCGTCTCCTCCCTCTTCCACCTCTGCTACCGCCGCCTCTACTCCATCCTCTCAATCCCCACACTCTTTAACCTCACTCTCCACCACCTCCAATCCCTTCCCCTCCAGCACAAATCCCTTCTCATTGCCCGCCACCTCTTGTCCAACCTCACCGCCCTAACTCGCTTCATGCAAAACAGCTCTACCGGTAATTCTTTCCCTGTCCCAGCAAATTTTGCCAGCTCCATGAAGCTCCGTGACCTCGACGCAGTCGTCCTCCTCCTGCTTCTTTGCGAAATCCGTCAGCTCTACCCGGAAGTGCTTGAAACTCCCTCGTCACGTTGGCGCTCTATTCTTTGTGACTACATCTCCCGTGACATGTTGAAACCCTCGGGAATTGAAGTTTCCAGTGCTCAAGTCTTAATCAAGTACGTGGAGATGGTGACCAAGTGTAAGCGGTTTGTCAGCGTAATGGCCAGCAACGACAGTGTGAGTGTGGGTGGAAAAGGTGGGATCGAGGCAGCGACCGCGGTGGCCGTAGTTGTGGCCCTGCCTTCGGTGGAGGTGAGTGGGAATAGCTTGGAATGCGTGATATGTAAGGAAAACATGAAACAAGGAAGAGATGTTTGCAAGTTGCCGTGTGATCATTTGTTTCACTGGATGTGTATATTGCCTTGGTTGAAGGAGAAGAACACTTGTCCTTGTTGCCGGTATAGGCTGCCGACAGACGATGTTTTTGGCGAGATTGAGCGGTTGTGGGAGGTCATGGCTAGCATGGGCGGCGGGGGCAAGCTTTAG
- the LOC113695481 gene encoding uncharacterized protein isoform X3 — MTTAGGNADGKLSEQMEGEEVLRTVECLRGRLLAERAASRNAKQEADLMATKLIELEARLQEETKSRNRAEKRLKFLVKKLESMEIFYVSDESEQSSFVDKCEISSASSAASTSTKTEDKEAYANPDYKIQNIQESTENSAKSWSTVASQDLDQNVSKVSSSASESRQTPVADEEEIHSHPEPTSRKFETGELREKELSPTKICQNSSVEEPHSAKSRDCVSSQNDNKMNMENDSLKLSNKEEELFLNGEIDEEQDHFVDDSMALVPVDLPNKPSQKIDPAALDSTVKEVLNSLRRAKERLQTSMERRRMIKVG; from the exons ATGACGACAGCTGGAGGCAATGCAGACGGAAAGTTGAG TGAACAGATGGAAGGAGAAGAGGTTTTGAGGACGGTAGAATGTCTGAGAGGGAGATTGCTGGCAGAAAGGGCAGCTTCAAGAAATGCTAAACAAGAAGCTGACCTAATGGCAACCAAG TTGATTGAATTGGAGGCTCGGCTGCAAGAGGAGACTAAATCAAGAAATAGAGCTGAAAAGAGGCTCAAATTCCTGGTGAAGAAGCTCGAGTCTATGGAGATTTTCTATGTTTCAGATGAATCAGAACAGTCCAGTTTCGTGGACAAATGTGAAATATCATCCGCATCCTCTGCAGCTTCCACAAGCACCAAAACAGAAGACAAAGAAGCCTATGCCAACCCAGATTATAAGATTCAGAATATTCAAGAATCGACAGAGAATTCTGCAAAGTCCTGGTCCACTGTCGCATCTCAAGATTTGGATCAAAATGTTTCAAAAGTTAGTTCATCCGCCTCTGAGAGTCGGCAAACTCCTGTTGCAGATGAAGAAGAGATTCATAGCCACCCGGAACCCACATCCAGGAAATTTGAGACTGGAGAATTAAGGGAAAAAGAACTATCTCCAACAAAAATATGTCAGAATTCTTCAGTTGAAGAACCCCATTCAGCAAAATCCCGTGATTGTGTATCCAGCCAAAATGACAACAAAATGAACATGGAAAACGATAG CTTGAAACTTTCAAACAAAGAGGAGGAGTTGTTCTTAAATGGAGAGATTGATGAAGAGCAAGATCATTTCGTGGACGACTCAATGGCATTAGTTCCTGTGGATTTGCCAAATAAGCCGAGTCAGAAAATTGATCCGGCTGCCCTTGATTCTACTGTAAAAGAAGTACTGAATTCTCTAAGGCGTGCTAAGGAAAGGCTTCAGACTTCAATGGAGAGAAGACGGATGATTAAAGTTGGCTAG
- the LOC113695481 gene encoding uncharacterized protein isoform X1, whose product MTTAGGNADGKLRWRLSLTFCSLCVEQMEGEEVLRTVECLRGRLLAERAASRNAKQEADLMATKLIELEARLQEETKSRNRAEKRLKFLVKKLESMEIFYVSDESEQSSFVDKCEISSASSAASTSTKTEDKEAYANPDYKIQNIQESTENSAKSWSTVASQDLDQNVSKVSSSASESRQTPVADEEEIHSHPEPTSRKFETGELREKELSPTKICQNSSVEEPHSAKSRDCVSSQNDNKMNMENDSLKLSNKEEELFLNGEIDEEQDHFVDDSMALVPVDLPNKPSQKIDPAALDSTVKEVLNSLRRAKERLQTSMERRRMIKVG is encoded by the exons ATGACGACAGCTGGAGGCAATGCAGACGGAAAGTTGAGGTGGCGCCTCTCTCTCACTTTCTGTTCCTTGTGCGT TGAACAGATGGAAGGAGAAGAGGTTTTGAGGACGGTAGAATGTCTGAGAGGGAGATTGCTGGCAGAAAGGGCAGCTTCAAGAAATGCTAAACAAGAAGCTGACCTAATGGCAACCAAG TTGATTGAATTGGAGGCTCGGCTGCAAGAGGAGACTAAATCAAGAAATAGAGCTGAAAAGAGGCTCAAATTCCTGGTGAAGAAGCTCGAGTCTATGGAGATTTTCTATGTTTCAGATGAATCAGAACAGTCCAGTTTCGTGGACAAATGTGAAATATCATCCGCATCCTCTGCAGCTTCCACAAGCACCAAAACAGAAGACAAAGAAGCCTATGCCAACCCAGATTATAAGATTCAGAATATTCAAGAATCGACAGAGAATTCTGCAAAGTCCTGGTCCACTGTCGCATCTCAAGATTTGGATCAAAATGTTTCAAAAGTTAGTTCATCCGCCTCTGAGAGTCGGCAAACTCCTGTTGCAGATGAAGAAGAGATTCATAGCCACCCGGAACCCACATCCAGGAAATTTGAGACTGGAGAATTAAGGGAAAAAGAACTATCTCCAACAAAAATATGTCAGAATTCTTCAGTTGAAGAACCCCATTCAGCAAAATCCCGTGATTGTGTATCCAGCCAAAATGACAACAAAATGAACATGGAAAACGATAG CTTGAAACTTTCAAACAAAGAGGAGGAGTTGTTCTTAAATGGAGAGATTGATGAAGAGCAAGATCATTTCGTGGACGACTCAATGGCATTAGTTCCTGTGGATTTGCCAAATAAGCCGAGTCAGAAAATTGATCCGGCTGCCCTTGATTCTACTGTAAAAGAAGTACTGAATTCTCTAAGGCGTGCTAAGGAAAGGCTTCAGACTTCAATGGAGAGAAGACGGATGATTAAAGTTGGCTAG
- the LOC113695481 gene encoding uncharacterized protein isoform X2, giving the protein MTTAGGNADGKLRWRLSLTFCSFEQMEGEEVLRTVECLRGRLLAERAASRNAKQEADLMATKLIELEARLQEETKSRNRAEKRLKFLVKKLESMEIFYVSDESEQSSFVDKCEISSASSAASTSTKTEDKEAYANPDYKIQNIQESTENSAKSWSTVASQDLDQNVSKVSSSASESRQTPVADEEEIHSHPEPTSRKFETGELREKELSPTKICQNSSVEEPHSAKSRDCVSSQNDNKMNMENDSLKLSNKEEELFLNGEIDEEQDHFVDDSMALVPVDLPNKPSQKIDPAALDSTVKEVLNSLRRAKERLQTSMERRRMIKVG; this is encoded by the exons ATGACGACAGCTGGAGGCAATGCAGACGGAAAGTTGAGGTGGCGCCTCTCTCTCACTTTCTGTTCCTT TGAACAGATGGAAGGAGAAGAGGTTTTGAGGACGGTAGAATGTCTGAGAGGGAGATTGCTGGCAGAAAGGGCAGCTTCAAGAAATGCTAAACAAGAAGCTGACCTAATGGCAACCAAG TTGATTGAATTGGAGGCTCGGCTGCAAGAGGAGACTAAATCAAGAAATAGAGCTGAAAAGAGGCTCAAATTCCTGGTGAAGAAGCTCGAGTCTATGGAGATTTTCTATGTTTCAGATGAATCAGAACAGTCCAGTTTCGTGGACAAATGTGAAATATCATCCGCATCCTCTGCAGCTTCCACAAGCACCAAAACAGAAGACAAAGAAGCCTATGCCAACCCAGATTATAAGATTCAGAATATTCAAGAATCGACAGAGAATTCTGCAAAGTCCTGGTCCACTGTCGCATCTCAAGATTTGGATCAAAATGTTTCAAAAGTTAGTTCATCCGCCTCTGAGAGTCGGCAAACTCCTGTTGCAGATGAAGAAGAGATTCATAGCCACCCGGAACCCACATCCAGGAAATTTGAGACTGGAGAATTAAGGGAAAAAGAACTATCTCCAACAAAAATATGTCAGAATTCTTCAGTTGAAGAACCCCATTCAGCAAAATCCCGTGATTGTGTATCCAGCCAAAATGACAACAAAATGAACATGGAAAACGATAG CTTGAAACTTTCAAACAAAGAGGAGGAGTTGTTCTTAAATGGAGAGATTGATGAAGAGCAAGATCATTTCGTGGACGACTCAATGGCATTAGTTCCTGTGGATTTGCCAAATAAGCCGAGTCAGAAAATTGATCCGGCTGCCCTTGATTCTACTGTAAAAGAAGTACTGAATTCTCTAAGGCGTGCTAAGGAAAGGCTTCAGACTTCAATGGAGAGAAGACGGATGATTAAAGTTGGCTAG
- the LOC113695481 gene encoding uncharacterized protein isoform X4, whose protein sequence is MTTAGGNADGKLRWRLSLTFCSLCVEQMEGEEVLRTVECLRGRLLAERAASRNAKQEADLMATKLIELEARLQEETKSRNRAEKRLKFLVKKLESMEIFYVSDESEQSSFVDKCEISSASSAASTSTKTEDKEAYANPDYKIQNIQESTENSAKSWSTVASQDLDQNVSKVSSSASESRQTPVADEEEIHSHPEPTSRKFETGELREKELSPTKICQNSSVEEPHSAKSRDCVSSQNDNKMNMENDRGGVVLKWRD, encoded by the exons ATGACGACAGCTGGAGGCAATGCAGACGGAAAGTTGAGGTGGCGCCTCTCTCTCACTTTCTGTTCCTTGTGCGT TGAACAGATGGAAGGAGAAGAGGTTTTGAGGACGGTAGAATGTCTGAGAGGGAGATTGCTGGCAGAAAGGGCAGCTTCAAGAAATGCTAAACAAGAAGCTGACCTAATGGCAACCAAG TTGATTGAATTGGAGGCTCGGCTGCAAGAGGAGACTAAATCAAGAAATAGAGCTGAAAAGAGGCTCAAATTCCTGGTGAAGAAGCTCGAGTCTATGGAGATTTTCTATGTTTCAGATGAATCAGAACAGTCCAGTTTCGTGGACAAATGTGAAATATCATCCGCATCCTCTGCAGCTTCCACAAGCACCAAAACAGAAGACAAAGAAGCCTATGCCAACCCAGATTATAAGATTCAGAATATTCAAGAATCGACAGAGAATTCTGCAAAGTCCTGGTCCACTGTCGCATCTCAAGATTTGGATCAAAATGTTTCAAAAGTTAGTTCATCCGCCTCTGAGAGTCGGCAAACTCCTGTTGCAGATGAAGAAGAGATTCATAGCCACCCGGAACCCACATCCAGGAAATTTGAGACTGGAGAATTAAGGGAAAAAGAACTATCTCCAACAAAAATATGTCAGAATTCTTCAGTTGAAGAACCCCATTCAGCAAAATCCCGTGATTGTGTATCCAGCCAAAATGACAACAAAATGAACATGGAAAACGATAG AGGAGGAGTTGTTCTTAAATGGAGAGATTGA
- the LOC113696111 gene encoding probable protein phosphatase 2C 38, with protein MIKPCWKPSVEGDGSRRGADSNGRVDGLLWYKDLGSHVNGEFSMAVVQANGLLEDQCQLESGSLSSLTSGPRGTFIGVYDGHGGPETARFINDNLFHNLKKFATEHQEVSADVIKKAFLATEEEFLSSVKQQWLENPQLASVGACCLVGVICDGLLYVANAGDSRVVLGRADKTVRGVTAIQLSTEHNASIQSVRDELQLLHPDDSQIVVLKHKVWRVKGIIQVSRSIGDAYLKKPEFNKEPLLAKFRLPEPFSRPILSPEPSIFIHRLNTKDQFLIFASDGLWEHLSNQEAVDLVHSYPRNGIAKRLIKAALKLAAKKREMRYSDLKKIDRGVRRHFHDDITVLVVFLDPPSMSWIYSRSSTVSIRGSGGVFSAAKS; from the exons ATGATTAAACCTTGTTGGAAACCATCTGTTGAGGGTGATGGAAGTAGGCGAGGTGCGGATTCAAACGGCAGAGTCGATGGGTTGCTGTGGTATAAGGATTTGGGTTCCCATGTGAATGGAGAATTTTCGATGGCTGTAGTTCAAGCTAATGGCTTGCTGGAGGACCAGTGCCAACTTGAATCAGGATCATTGAGTTCCCTTACCTCAGGGCCTCGTGGAACGTTCATCGGAGTCTATGATGGGCATGGAGGACCAGAGACGGCCCGCTTTATCAATGACAATCTTTTCCACAATTTGAAGA AATTTGCCACTGAGCATCAAGAAGTATCTGCAGATGTCATAAAGAAGGCTTTTTTGGCAACTGAAGAGGAATTCCTTTCTAGTGTAAAGCAGCAATGGCTGGAAAACCCACAGCTTGCATCAGTTGGAGCGTGTTGTTTGGTTGGGGTAATATGTGATGGCCTCCTATACGTTGCCAATGCTGGAGACTCCCGTGTGGTATTGGGGAGAGCAGACAAGACAGTTAGAGGAGTCACAGCTATACAGTTGTCAACAGAGCATAATGCTAGTATTCAGTCTGTGAGGGATGAACTTCAGTTATTGCATCCAGATGATTCACAGATCGTGGTTCTAAAACACAAAGTTTGGCGTGTAAAGGGTATCATACAG GTTTCCAGATCAATTGGTGATGCCTATCTTAAGAAGCCAGAATTTAACAAAGAACCACTACTTGCCAAATTCAGGCTACCAGAACCATTTTCCAGACCAATCCTCAGTCCCGAGCCCTCAATATTTATCCACAGACTCAACACCAAGGATCAGTTTCTCATTTTTGCTTCAGATGGTTTGTGGGAGCATCTTAGCAATCAGGAAGCAGTAGACCTTGTCCACAGCTATCCTCGCAAT GGCATTGCTAAGAGACTTATTAAAGCTGCACTCAAGTTGGCGGCCAAGAAAAGAGAAATGAGATATTCTGACCTGAAGAAAATTGACCGAGGTGTTAGGAGACATTTTCATGATGATATCACGGTTCTCGTTGTGTTTCTAGATCCACCTTCTATGAGTTGGATCTATTCTCGTAGTTCAACTGTTTCGATAAGAGGAAGTGGAGGTGTATTTTCCGCTGCTAAGTCCTAG